The nucleotide window GACGAGGTGCGCGCTCGCGTGGATGCCGATCGCCGACTCCAGCATGCAGCCGACCATCAGCTCCAGGTTCGCTGCCTCGGCGATGGCGGCGATCCCCGCGGCGTCGAGCGGGCCCGACTTGCCGAGCTTGACGTTGAGCACGTCCGCTGCGTCCGCCCGGACGACCGCCAGCGCGTCCGCCGGCGTGAACACCGCCTCGTCGGCGGCGACCGGGACCGTGACGGCGTCGCGGACGCGAGCCAGCCCCGTCACGTCGTCCGCGCGCACCGGCTGTTCGAGGAGCGCGAGGTCGACGCCCCGGTCGCGAACCTCACGGGCGAACCGGACCGACTTCGGGACCGTCCACCCCTGGTTGGCGTCGACCTTCACCGCGGCGTCGGGCGCCGATTCTGCCACCGCGACGACGCGCGCGACGTCGTCCGCCACGTCGCCGCCGGTCTTCACCTTCAGGTGCTCGAACCCGTCGTCCGCGGCGGCCGCGGCGGCGTCGCCGGCGTCCCGCGGCGGGACGATCGGGATCGTGAGGTCGGTCTCGACTGTCGTCGGGGGGCCGCCGAACAGTTCGCTCATCGGGATACCCCGC belongs to Halorarum halophilum and includes:
- a CDS encoding dipeptide epimerase — protein: MTDERIVAVDVESLDLPLAEPFEIALGTQEHAENVLIRVETESGAVGWGEGSPIPHVTGETQAAAIESARAAVTLLEDEPVTAYRRLVGAVRAAIPGMVSASFAVETALLDAYCRTRGIPMSELFGGPPTTVETDLTIPIVPPRDAGDAAAAAADDGFEHLKVKTGGDVADDVARVVAVAESAPDAAVKVDANQGWTVPKSVRFAREVRDRGVDLALLEQPVRADDVTGLARVRDAVTVPVAADEAVFTPADALAVVRADAADVLNVKLGKSGPLDAAGIAAIAEAANLELMVGCMLESAIGIHASAHLVAGSGAFSYVDLDGNLLLAEDVADVEYGPEITIEGPGHGVTPRT